GAGACGCTCCGAATTCTTTGACACGGCCACAGCATATGACACTGTGCTCTGCCACCATTTATCCGCTTCGAGGTAGTAGAAGCGGGCGAAGTGAAGGCTGTTCGATATATCGTCCTTGAACTGCGCGTTATAGAAGAAATAATGTTCCTTGTCGTACAATCCCGCGAGATAGATGAGGTTCTGCGTTATCAGATAACAGAACTGCATGCGCATGAGCGCCTTGTATCTTTCATACTGACGCTCGTTCTCGATGATGCACAGCGCGCGATTGACGAAATCGAACGGTGCATCGAGTGCGCGTTTGAGGAACGCGATGTTGACGAGGAGGTTCTCCTCGTTGTAGTACTGGGGCAGCGAGTAGAGCCGATAAAAGTCCTCGGCGTACACGATAGGACCGTAGTCCTTATCGATGATGAACGGCTCGCGCTTCATGTCGGTGCGCGCCGAAAGTGCGGTCGCTGCTGCACAGAGCATTGCGGCGGCCATGCCTGCGCGCAGAAGGGGCCTGAAAAGTCGATATATCATACAGTGCTATTATCGGCCAAGAAAGGCGTTTTGTGGAGTTTTTTATCGAATGCGAAGGGGCGCGTTCCTACCGCCGAGTAATGACGAATCGCCGCTCGATGATGGGGCGGCCTTCCGGCGTGCATACGCGTTCGAGTGTCCTATCGCCGCCGGCATAGGCCATCGTTACATAATGCGTCATGGCTCCGTTGCGGTAGTGCTCGGTCTTTACGGTTTTCCCGGCTGCGGCAGTGGAGACAGCGAGGTATTCCGCGTCCGTAAGATATGACTTCTGTTCGATGATGACGCCCGTTGCGTCGAACGTGTAATATACGGATGCTTTTTCCTTTCCGGACGCATCGACCGTAATCGCCTCTGCTTTGAGGCCGTTATAGCGCAACGATGTGATACTCTTGGATGCCTCCGCACCCGATGTTATCGTCTCGGGGGCATCGCAAGCGTGCCATGGCATTGGAAGCGGTATATACTGCCGCGTCATTTCCCGGTACGGTACGGCATCGATGGCGGCGTATCGTACCGATATGCGCTCCGATGAATTCCCGGCGACCCGTGTTGATGAAAGTACGCGGCCTTTGTCATCATACGTGAAGTTCACCGTGAGCATCGTTTTTCCGGAAGTACGATGGATGCGTGAAATAAGGCGATCGCTCTCGTCATAGACAAGATCGATGCGTTCGCCGTCACCGGTGAGGGCTGTCACTATCCCGCGTGCGCCGAATATCCCCTGAAGCGAACGGCTGCGTCCGAGCGGTACGATATCGTTATCAATGAGGTCGTTCGCGCAGGGATATGCTTTTTCATCCGGGTCGGCTGCCGGTGATACGACAGCGACGGCGCTGTACCCGCGCGGGGAAAAGTCGATATGAAGCTTGTAGATGAGCGTGATGCGGTCGTTCGGGGCAATGGCGTTCGCCTCGATGGATGCCGCGACAGGGAGCGTATTTTCCGATCGTATCAATGGAAGTCTTTGCAGTGCGCAGCCGGTAGAGCCTATGAGGATGAGGAGCGCGCTCAAGCCGCGACGCAAATCCGCACATGAACATTTCTGCGAATATGACGGTGATTCCGGGGTTGTATCTCGTCGCGTCTTCGCGACTTCGCGTGAACTTTTACCCATACTGCGTTTCCCCGCCCGATGCATGTATTCAGTTCATAACGGTCGGTGCGCGTTACCCCTTGCTGAGGCAGGCGACGGCGAATACCATGACGCCGGCACCGCTCCCGACATCATCCATCTGTTCGTTCGATTTCGCCTTTACGGTGACATCCGCGGTCGACCTGCCGAACGCCCGTGCTATGGTACTTCGTATCTCGGGGATGAAGTCCTTGAGCCTTGGCTTTTCGCAGACCACCGTCGCATCGATATTGACAAGGGCGAACCCCTTCATGCGCATACGCTCGATGACGCGGGCAAGCAGCACCATCGAGGATATCCCTTTGAGGGATGGGTCGGTATCCGGAAAAAGCGTGCCGATATCGTTCTCACCCATGGCTCCCAGGAGGGCATCGATGACAGCATGAAGAAGCGCATCCGCATCGGAGTGGCCGTCAAGCCCGCGATCGCTGGGTATGGTAACACCGCCGAGAATGAGGGGACGACCCTCGATAAAGCGATGCGAATCGTAGCCTGAGCCGATCCTATACATGACGCCGGCGGCTTTTGCGCTTTGTCGCAGCCGGTACACGCGCTGTATTCGGTGACGGCTTCAGAATGACCGAAAGAAGTATCGACCCGGCGATAATCGAGGCGATAACCGCGAGCGATACCCACGAATACGTTTTGAACCATTCCTCTATGGGGTGATATATACCGGCGAGCATCTTTGCGCCGATGAAGAACAGGATCAGACTGACACCGTGTTTTAGATAATGGAAATAAGACATGACGCCTTTGATGGCGAAGAAGAGAGAGACCAGACCGAGCAGCGAGAAGACGTTCGAGGTGATGACAATGAAGGGGTCCCTCGATATGCCCATGATCGCGGGGATGGAATCGATGGCGAACATGATGTCAGTGCTGCCGATCAGCACAACAACGAGCAGTATCGGTGTTACATGCAAAATGCCTTTTTTGACCGTGAAGAATCGGGCTGTCTCTTTGTCGTGG
The Spirochaetota bacterium DNA segment above includes these coding regions:
- the ispF gene encoding 2-C-methyl-D-erythritol 2,4-cyclodiphosphate synthase; protein product: MYRIGSGYDSHRFIEGRPLILGGVTIPSDRGLDGHSDADALLHAVIDALLGAMGENDIGTLFPDTDPSLKGISSMVLLARVIERMRMKGFALVNIDATVVCEKPRLKDFIPEIRSTIARAFGRSTADVTVKAKSNEQMDDVGSGAGVMVFAVACLSKG